In Streptomyces capitiformicae, one genomic interval encodes:
- a CDS encoding glycosyltransferase, translating to MRIAFLLHNAYAMGGTVRTTMTLAGTLAGRHQVELVSVFRHREKPQLGRSPEVPLRALVDRRKGSADAADPLARRAGEVFPKGDSRSHQYHRLAEQRVIDWLRETDADAVVGTRAGLNALVARFGPRHAVRIGQEHLTHDNHPHRLRTELQRWYGGLDALVTMTETDARDHRRGMRLRRTRVLAIPNSVPEPLVPPADAAAKVVVAAGRLARVKRYEMLVDAFALAGAACPDWFLRIYGDGPERARIADRIAHHGLGDRVFLMGSATPIEAEWVKGSIAAVTSAHESFGMTIVEAMRCGLPVVSTDCPHGPGEIIRHGVDGFLVPRDSTRGVADALLVLMRDDERRAEMGRAARASAEKRFAPDDIADCYERLFSTLVEERAGRSAPPPPGLADWRDRATALAATAGILARGAVRRGRRKLGWVG from the coding sequence ATGCGCATCGCCTTCCTGCTGCACAACGCCTACGCGATGGGCGGAACCGTACGGACGACCATGACACTCGCCGGCACGCTCGCCGGGCGACACCAGGTGGAACTCGTGTCGGTCTTCCGGCACCGCGAGAAACCACAACTGGGGCGCTCGCCGGAGGTGCCGCTGCGGGCCCTGGTGGACCGGCGCAAGGGATCCGCGGACGCGGCGGACCCTCTCGCCCGGCGGGCCGGAGAGGTCTTCCCGAAGGGGGACAGCCGCTCGCACCAGTACCACCGGCTCGCCGAGCAGCGGGTCATCGACTGGCTGCGGGAGACGGACGCCGACGCCGTCGTGGGCACCAGGGCCGGACTCAACGCGCTGGTGGCCCGGTTCGGGCCACGACATGCCGTACGCATCGGCCAGGAGCACCTCACCCACGACAACCACCCGCACCGACTGCGGACGGAACTCCAGCGCTGGTACGGCGGTCTCGACGCGCTGGTCACCATGACCGAGACTGACGCGCGCGACCACCGGCGCGGCATGCGGCTGCGGCGCACCCGGGTGCTGGCCATCCCCAACAGCGTTCCCGAACCCCTGGTGCCGCCGGCCGACGCGGCGGCCAAGGTCGTCGTCGCGGCGGGACGGTTGGCCCGCGTCAAGCGGTACGAGATGCTGGTCGACGCGTTCGCCCTGGCCGGTGCGGCCTGCCCCGACTGGTTCCTGCGCATCTACGGGGACGGCCCGGAGCGCGCCCGGATAGCCGACCGGATAGCCCACCACGGCCTGGGTGACCGGGTCTTCCTGATGGGTTCGGCCACTCCCATCGAGGCCGAGTGGGTCAAGGGCTCCATCGCCGCGGTGACCTCCGCGCACGAGTCGTTCGGAATGACGATCGTGGAGGCCATGCGCTGCGGCCTGCCCGTGGTGAGCACCGACTGCCCCCACGGGCCCGGCGAGATCATCCGCCACGGTGTGGACGGCTTTCTCGTCCCGCGCGACAGCACCCGGGGCGTGGCCGACGCGCTGCTGGTACTGATGCGGGACGACGAACGGCGTGCGGAGATGGGCAGGGCCGCCCGGGCCAGCGCGGAGAAACGATTCGCTCCGGATGACATCGCCGACTGCTACGAGCGCCTGTTCAGCACACTCGTGGAGGAGCGGGCCGGGCGCTCCGCTCCTCCACCGCCCGGCCTGGCCGACTGGCGCGACCGTGCCACCGCGCTCGCCGCCACGGCAGGCATCCTCGCCCGCGGAGCGGTGCGCCGCGGGCGGCGCAAGCTGGGCTGGGTCGGATGA
- a CDS encoding iron-containing alcohol dehydrogenase — MTARSMSEVVAGFTHDVYAVRVVFAVDAHRTSLQPEIERLGAKAVLVLASASQKAVAGALTAAMPGDRVQPLAFTRSRSAAGQISRAYEVAAREQADCLVAVGSGAVIHAAGQAALRAEVPLVALPTSYAGAEFVSPPDTSDTPTPPPDGTGPAAYPSAAASRVVIYDPTLTVGLPDHVTARSAMRALAHGVDVLCTPDASPVAAMMAEEGIRRIADGMPDAILHPHGLVGRSLTQYGAYLTASSLAVTPPGPHRTLCEAVERACGMRPADVRPVVLPHLLAATGPKRPLALARVAEALGCNDAVQGVTDLAHEVGAAQSLRELGMGPDGLDAALEALRRDETAAQGAELEPDVLAAVVENAYHGRTTLRP; from the coding sequence GTGACGGCGAGATCGATGTCGGAGGTCGTCGCGGGCTTCACCCACGACGTGTACGCGGTCAGGGTCGTGTTCGCGGTCGACGCTCACCGCACGTCCTTGCAGCCGGAAATCGAACGTCTCGGCGCCAAGGCGGTCCTCGTGCTGGCCTCCGCCTCCCAGAAGGCTGTGGCCGGCGCACTCACGGCGGCGATGCCGGGTGACCGCGTACAGCCGTTGGCGTTCACACGGAGCCGATCGGCGGCGGGGCAGATCTCCCGGGCGTACGAGGTCGCGGCGCGCGAGCAGGCCGACTGCCTGGTCGCCGTCGGGAGCGGTGCGGTGATCCACGCCGCCGGACAGGCCGCGCTGCGCGCGGAGGTCCCCCTGGTCGCCCTGCCGACGTCGTACGCCGGTGCGGAGTTCGTTTCCCCGCCGGATACGTCGGACACGCCGACCCCACCCCCGGACGGGACCGGACCAGCCGCATACCCGTCAGCGGCGGCCTCGCGGGTGGTGATCTACGACCCGACCCTCACCGTCGGGCTTCCGGACCACGTCACTGCCCGATCCGCGATGCGCGCCCTCGCGCACGGCGTGGACGTCCTGTGCACGCCGGACGCGAGTCCGGTCGCGGCGATGATGGCCGAGGAGGGGATCCGCCGGATCGCCGACGGCATGCCGGACGCGATCCTGCATCCCCACGGACTGGTCGGCCGGTCCCTGACCCAGTACGGCGCGTACCTCACCGCCAGCTCGCTCGCCGTAACCCCACCGGGACCGCATCGCACCCTCTGCGAAGCCGTGGAGCGGGCCTGCGGTATGCGCCCCGCCGATGTACGCCCGGTCGTCCTGCCGCACCTCCTCGCGGCGACCGGTCCGAAGCGGCCGCTGGCCCTCGCCCGTGTCGCCGAGGCCCTCGGCTGCAACGACGCCGTGCAGGGCGTCACCGACCTCGCGCATGAGGTCGGGGCCGCGCAGAGCCTGCGGGAACTGGGGATGGGGCCCGACGGGCTGGACGCCGCCCTGGAGGCACTGCGGCGGGACGAGACGGCCGCCCAGGGCGCAGAGCTGGAGCCGGACGTGCTCGCCGCCGTCGTGGAGAACGCCTACCACGGGCGAACCACCCTCCGCCCGTGA
- a CDS encoding tyrosine-type recombinase/integrase, whose translation MSFVQPTPGQPDGLIFTTATGRVTDPRSLDRMLTILCRDASVRRVRVHDLRRTCASLLLAQGVDARTIMETLGHSTITMTLDTYAHVMDTTLRAAAESMDDALGLDDTEENSEGETAPDTDG comes from the coding sequence ATGTCTTTCGTGCAGCCCACACCGGGGCAGCCCGACGGACTGATCTTCACGACGGCGACCGGCCGCGTCACGGACCCTCGCAGCCTTGACCGAATGCTCACGATCTTGTGTCGTGACGCAAGCGTGCGGCGCGTGCGGGTGCACGACCTGCGACGCACCTGCGCCTCGCTACTCCTCGCTCAGGGTGTCGACGCGCGCACGATCATGGAAACCCTCGGACACAGCACGATCACGATGACGCTGGACACCTACGCGCACGTGATGGACACGACGCTGAGGGCCGCTGCGGAGAGCATGGACGACGCCCTTGGGCTCGACGACACCGAGGAAAACTCGGAGGGCGAGACGGCGCCGGACACCGACGGCTGA
- a CDS encoding LysR family transcriptional regulator, whose translation MELRQLQYFLAVAEELNFSRAADRLNMTQPPLSAQIRQLEEELDVVLFERTTRKVRLTAAGRHFQKSTRELLTQLDSNIADARRAAKGEWGRLALGFVPSATIETLPPILRDFRARFSNVRLDLHELTPEQQVSGLRDGSLDCACFYLPCAATHPFGDRNLQSAAISREPLVAALPPGHRLAAQRKIDVGELAEEPFVTVSGHTGQGLREIILEQCRRGGFMPRVVQEAALIQTIAGLVASGVGVALIPASVRRIQKIGVTYRALQNEPLNVEMGLVWMRENNSPVLAGFIGGATQVG comes from the coding sequence GTGGAACTCCGACAGCTCCAGTACTTTCTGGCCGTGGCCGAAGAGCTGAACTTCAGCAGGGCGGCGGACCGGCTCAACATGACCCAGCCGCCGCTGAGCGCTCAGATCCGCCAGCTCGAGGAAGAACTGGACGTGGTCCTCTTCGAGCGGACCACGCGCAAGGTGAGGCTCACGGCGGCAGGCCGTCACTTTCAGAAGAGCACGCGGGAACTCCTCACCCAGCTCGACTCGAACATCGCGGACGCGAGGAGAGCGGCGAAAGGCGAGTGGGGCAGGCTGGCTCTGGGCTTCGTACCCTCCGCGACCATAGAAACCCTCCCGCCCATCCTTCGCGATTTCCGGGCGAGATTCAGCAACGTGCGCCTTGATCTGCACGAGCTCACCCCGGAGCAGCAGGTCTCCGGGCTGCGTGACGGATCGCTGGACTGCGCCTGCTTCTACCTTCCGTGCGCCGCGACGCATCCCTTCGGCGACCGGAACCTCCAGTCCGCGGCCATCTCCCGAGAACCTCTGGTAGCGGCGCTTCCGCCTGGTCACCGCCTTGCGGCGCAGCGGAAGATCGATGTCGGCGAACTCGCCGAGGAACCGTTCGTGACGGTCAGCGGCCACACCGGCCAGGGCCTGCGCGAAATCATTCTGGAGCAGTGCCGTCGGGGCGGATTCATGCCACGCGTCGTTCAGGAGGCGGCCCTGATCCAGACCATCGCGGGGCTCGTGGCCAGCGGGGTCGGCGTCGCACTCATCCCCGCGTCGGTGCGCCGCATCCAGAAGATCGGTGTCACCTATCGTGCGCTCCAGAACGAGCCCCTCAATGTCGAAATGGGGCTCGTCTGGATGCGAGAGAACAACAGTCCCGTGCTGGCCGGCTTCATCGGCGGAGCAACACAGGTCGGATGA
- a CDS encoding SSI family serine proteinase inhibitor, producing the protein MSQSPPPAAPQTPSTPAPHRRPVPPRTRPALGRLLLGAAASLAAAAAGALAPGAPAAYAAETLPRTSSPDPAPGDRLIVTVRGVGAGANGTFELRCHPEGGSHPAVRDACGRLDRRTIWGKDPFAPVGPGTVCTMLYGGPATAHVTGTWAGRPVDARFDRGNGCEIARWDALVPVLPELRA; encoded by the coding sequence ATGTCGCAGAGCCCTCCCCCCGCCGCACCGCAGACACCCTCCACTCCTGCCCCCCACCGCCGCCCGGTACCACCCCGCACCCGCCCCGCCCTGGGCCGGCTTCTCCTCGGTGCCGCTGCCTCGCTCGCCGCGGCCGCCGCAGGGGCACTGGCGCCCGGCGCCCCGGCCGCGTACGCCGCCGAGACCTTGCCGCGCACGTCGTCGCCGGACCCCGCCCCTGGGGACCGGCTGATCGTGACGGTGCGCGGGGTGGGCGCCGGGGCGAACGGGACGTTCGAGTTGCGGTGCCATCCCGAGGGCGGCAGTCATCCGGCCGTACGGGACGCGTGCGGGCGGCTCGACCGGCGGACGATCTGGGGCAAGGACCCCTTCGCTCCGGTCGGGCCGGGCACGGTCTGCACGATGCTGTACGGCGGTCCCGCCACCGCGCATGTCACCGGCACCTGGGCCGGGCGCCCCGTCGACGCCCGCTTCGACCGCGGGAACGGCTGCGAGATCGCCCGCTGGGACGCGCTCGTGCCCGTACTCCCGGAGCTCCGCGCATAA
- a CDS encoding helix-turn-helix domain-containing protein, whose translation MEELAGRLTALDPDAGAAVRVIAYFDRLVEGRAGLEALVRGAAVLSGSTARLVDHDRGVRVRVEADGRRRDVSGPARPEWPSAPLTPGGSPALWLERPGPCSVVDAMVLERATSAARLVLDRTRGRAPARAPAEDPALLETLLDSGAPQAARLHAARALGLDPSGQARALALPDGHARVQPLPVPESAGHARGGRSDGVADARPDEVALAASLLGPGLPRGGRVGVGPAVPVLDLPGSWAAARTALRFTADGTEPGPRTVYADELGTLALLADVVGPGTEPPADVRALASAIAATPWLPATLYAVVTAPSLRTAAAELNLHHSTLQDRLTHAESLLGWSVRDPHGRLRLQLALAVRRLMVGHTVLPPG comes from the coding sequence ATGGAAGAGCTGGCCGGGCGACTGACCGCCCTCGATCCGGACGCCGGCGCCGCCGTCCGGGTCATCGCCTACTTCGACCGGCTGGTCGAGGGCCGTGCCGGGCTGGAGGCGCTGGTGCGCGGCGCGGCGGTACTCTCCGGCAGTACGGCCCGGCTCGTCGACCACGACCGGGGCGTACGAGTCCGGGTCGAGGCCGACGGGCGTCGGCGCGACGTGTCCGGGCCGGCCCGCCCGGAGTGGCCCTCGGCGCCGCTGACGCCCGGCGGCTCGCCGGCGCTGTGGCTGGAGCGCCCGGGTCCGTGCAGCGTGGTCGACGCCATGGTCCTGGAACGGGCCACGAGCGCGGCGCGGCTGGTGCTGGACCGCACCCGGGGCCGGGCGCCGGCCCGCGCCCCGGCCGAGGACCCGGCGCTGCTGGAGACGCTCCTCGACTCGGGCGCCCCGCAGGCGGCGCGGCTGCACGCGGCCCGCGCCCTGGGGCTCGACCCGTCCGGTCAGGCCCGGGCGCTCGCCCTGCCGGACGGCCATGCGCGCGTCCAGCCGCTCCCGGTGCCGGAGTCTGCGGGCCATGCCCGCGGGGGCCGGTCGGACGGGGTGGCGGACGCCCGTCCGGACGAGGTCGCTCTCGCCGCCTCGCTCCTCGGGCCCGGTCTCCCGCGGGGCGGCCGCGTCGGGGTGGGCCCGGCCGTCCCCGTCCTCGACCTCCCAGGTTCCTGGGCCGCCGCCCGCACCGCGCTGCGGTTCACCGCCGACGGCACGGAACCGGGTCCGCGAACCGTGTACGCCGACGAGCTCGGCACGCTCGCGCTCCTGGCCGACGTGGTCGGGCCGGGCACGGAACCGCCGGCCGACGTACGGGCGCTGGCGAGCGCCATCGCGGCGACACCCTGGCTGCCGGCCACGTTGTACGCGGTCGTCACCGCCCCCAGCCTGCGGACCGCCGCCGCCGAGTTGAATCTGCACCACTCCACGCTGCAGGACCGGCTCACCCACGCGGAGTCCCTGCTGGGCTGGTCCGTACGCGACCCACACGGCCGCCTCCGGCTCCAACTCGCGCTCGCCGTACGGCGGCTGATGGTCGGCCACACGGTCCTGCCGCCCGGGTGA
- a CDS encoding maleylacetate reductase, protein MSQARTFTYQALPMRVVMGTGVLDQLADEIDRAGLKRVLVLCSPPQQALGEAVAQLIGDRAVGVHPHARMHVPVESAAAARDRVAELGADGCVAVGGGSAIGLGKAIALEHDLKIIAVPTTYAGSEMTSVWGLTEHGRKRTGKDPRVLPVSVLYDPELTLSLPAAVSVTSGMNAIAHAVEALYAPDASPIISLMAEEGVRSLAAALPAVAADGKDLPARADAQYGAWLCGACLGATRMSLHHKLCHALGGTLDLPHAETHTVVLPHALAYNQPAAPDAAAALRRALDGAADPATALWELARRLGAPGSLRELGMEQNDISRIVEQTLAHPYANPRQVTADRLTRLLSRAWAGEPPTA, encoded by the coding sequence ATGAGCCAGGCACGAACCTTCACCTACCAGGCGCTGCCCATGCGCGTGGTGATGGGAACCGGCGTGCTCGACCAGCTCGCTGACGAGATCGACAGGGCCGGGCTCAAGCGCGTCCTCGTCCTGTGTTCCCCGCCCCAGCAGGCACTCGGCGAGGCCGTGGCTCAGCTGATCGGCGACCGTGCCGTGGGCGTCCACCCGCACGCCCGTATGCACGTTCCGGTCGAGTCCGCCGCCGCGGCCCGTGACCGGGTGGCGGAACTGGGGGCCGACGGCTGCGTCGCGGTCGGCGGCGGCTCGGCGATCGGGCTCGGCAAGGCCATCGCCCTGGAACACGATCTGAAGATCATCGCCGTACCCACGACTTACGCCGGTTCGGAAATGACCTCTGTGTGGGGGCTGACCGAGCACGGTCGCAAGCGCACAGGCAAGGATCCCCGGGTCCTGCCCGTCAGCGTGCTCTACGACCCCGAGCTCACGCTGAGCCTTCCGGCGGCTGTCTCCGTGACCAGTGGCATGAACGCGATCGCGCACGCCGTCGAGGCCCTCTACGCCCCGGACGCCTCGCCGATCATCAGCCTGATGGCCGAGGAAGGGGTGCGCTCGCTCGCTGCCGCCCTCCCCGCGGTGGCCGCGGACGGCAAGGACCTCCCGGCCCGGGCCGACGCCCAGTACGGAGCGTGGCTGTGCGGGGCCTGTCTCGGCGCCACGAGGATGTCCCTGCACCACAAGCTGTGTCACGCCCTCGGCGGCACGCTCGACCTGCCGCACGCCGAGACACACACCGTCGTCCTGCCGCACGCCCTCGCCTACAACCAGCCCGCCGCGCCCGATGCCGCCGCCGCACTCCGGCGGGCCTTGGACGGAGCCGCCGATCCGGCCACGGCGCTGTGGGAGCTCGCCCGGCGTCTGGGCGCCCCCGGATCGCTGCGTGAACTCGGCATGGAGCAGAACGACATCAGCCGGATCGTCGAACAGACGCTGGCCCACCCCTACGCCAACCCGCGGCAGGTCACCGCGGACCGCCTCACCCGCCTCCTGAGCCGCGCCTGGGCAGGCGAACCGCCGACCGCGTGA
- a CDS encoding PAS domain-containing protein has translation MSSRPSRGAARLAAILDALPDALVLVNANGTVVNANTIALEAFETPGTALVGRGLLDLLPEFDSRLIPGSMRRPDSVDPTGRTKPTRMIARRTDGSEFPVEVTSANLENGQQAYDGYGYANDELLMLVVRDLSGTVDTEAELARSQRQTEMILRAAAEGVVGTDTDGRIVLVNPAAAQILGYRASDLGGRELHTLVLHSRDDGSPFPYAESPLADTLRSGRKHRVRGQVLWSKSGDKVSVDLTTAPVRDGDQLVGAVMTFTDRRPYDQLAEEKEAEAERHAEELERLTTEHAEQIEKVREEHTAALAELRETHAEELAAGDERYAALGEREKDRYEALAARHEQLLAVLGTSLRGPLDQLRAELGTLAADDAGQLWPEANQVLHHLTAGYSRITTLIDNVLGYQRIDAGEDDLVRTAVMLDAVVAAGVDGAVELIGPGRVQFAVHAPPIEAEVDQARLATALAHLVADVAGVDATGNSPMSAGGYMDNTVVVAAAQRGEVVRIEVRGPYTGGDPVHQPIVQGIVRAHGGVLQTVEVPGMSGSAYVLEVPLGGGAGAVALAAAPATVDAEVDSDGDADGVAAGAEVALPEQAAGGGRRRARRSSVDAFLESEDAPEAEAASAAAPTGRRRRRAEEPVGEAPLPAQGAGGDDAEGSAGTGRRRGRAASGDAAAGPVAAEGAVVTAAEHAAGAAAAATGLGGTVPPQGVPWTASRTASRNCICRWATSGWCGTTPTPRSSSPRAGTL, from the coding sequence GTGAGCAGCAGGCCATCCCGAGGCGCTGCTCGCCTCGCAGCCATACTGGACGCGCTGCCCGACGCGTTGGTGCTGGTCAACGCCAATGGCACCGTCGTCAACGCCAACACGATCGCGCTCGAGGCCTTCGAGACGCCGGGAACCGCCCTCGTCGGGCGGGGGCTGCTCGATCTGCTGCCCGAGTTCGACTCCCGGCTCATCCCGGGATCCATGCGGCGGCCCGACAGCGTCGACCCGACCGGTCGGACCAAGCCGACCCGTATGATCGCCCGCCGGACCGACGGCAGTGAGTTCCCGGTCGAGGTCACAAGCGCGAATCTGGAGAACGGGCAGCAGGCGTACGACGGTTACGGCTACGCCAATGACGAGCTGCTCATGCTGGTCGTCCGCGATCTGTCGGGCACCGTCGACACCGAGGCCGAGCTCGCGCGTTCGCAACGGCAGACCGAGATGATTCTGCGGGCCGCCGCCGAGGGTGTGGTGGGGACCGATACCGATGGGCGGATCGTTCTCGTCAATCCGGCTGCCGCTCAGATACTGGGTTATCGGGCCAGCGACCTCGGCGGGCGGGAGCTGCACACTCTCGTACTGCACTCGCGTGACGACGGCTCCCCCTTCCCGTACGCCGAGTCGCCGCTCGCCGACACGCTGCGGTCCGGGCGCAAGCACCGGGTGCGCGGGCAGGTGTTGTGGTCGAAGAGCGGGGACAAGGTGTCGGTCGACCTGACGACCGCGCCGGTGCGCGACGGGGACCAGCTCGTGGGCGCCGTGATGACGTTCACCGACCGGCGGCCGTACGACCAGCTCGCCGAGGAGAAGGAAGCCGAGGCCGAGCGGCACGCGGAGGAGCTGGAGCGGCTCACCACGGAGCACGCGGAGCAGATCGAGAAGGTCCGCGAGGAGCACACCGCCGCGCTGGCCGAGCTGCGCGAGACGCACGCCGAGGAACTCGCCGCCGGTGACGAGCGGTATGCCGCGCTCGGGGAGCGGGAGAAGGACCGTTACGAGGCGCTGGCCGCGCGGCACGAGCAGCTGCTCGCCGTGCTCGGCACCTCCCTGCGCGGCCCGCTCGACCAGCTCCGCGCTGAACTGGGCACCCTCGCGGCCGACGACGCCGGGCAGCTGTGGCCCGAGGCCAACCAGGTGCTCCACCACCTCACCGCCGGGTACTCGCGGATCACGACGCTCATCGACAACGTGCTCGGCTACCAGCGGATCGATGCCGGTGAGGACGACCTCGTCCGTACGGCCGTGATGCTCGACGCGGTCGTCGCGGCCGGTGTCGACGGGGCCGTGGAGCTGATCGGGCCGGGACGGGTGCAGTTCGCCGTGCACGCGCCGCCCATCGAGGCCGAGGTGGACCAGGCACGGCTCGCCACCGCGCTCGCGCATCTCGTCGCGGATGTGGCGGGCGTCGACGCCACGGGCAACTCGCCCATGTCGGCCGGTGGCTACATGGACAACACCGTGGTCGTGGCGGCCGCGCAGCGCGGTGAGGTCGTACGCATCGAGGTGCGCGGGCCGTACACCGGGGGAGACCCGGTGCACCAGCCGATCGTCCAGGGGATCGTGCGGGCGCACGGCGGTGTGCTCCAGACGGTCGAGGTGCCGGGGATGAGCGGCAGCGCGTATGTGCTGGAGGTGCCGCTGGGGGGCGGGGCGGGTGCCGTCGCGCTCGCGGCCGCGCCCGCCACCGTCGACGCCGAGGTGGACTCCGACGGCGACGCCGATGGTGTGGCCGCCGGTGCCGAGGTCGCGCTGCCCGAGCAGGCCGCCGGTGGCGGACGGCGACGGGCGCGGCGGTCGTCGGTGGACGCGTTCCTGGAGAGCGAGGACGCCCCCGAGGCGGAGGCCGCGTCCGCCGCCGCCCCCACCGGGCGGCGCAGGCGGCGGGCCGAGGAACCGGTCGGCGAGGCGCCCTTGCCCGCGCAGGGCGCCGGTGGTGACGACGCCGAGGGGTCCGCGGGTACCGGGCGGCGGCGCGGCCGGGCGGCCTCGGGCGACGCGGCCGCCGGGCCGGTGGCCGCCGAGGGTGCCGTGGTGACGGCCGCCGAACACGCGGCGGGGGCCGCTGCCGCCGCCACCGGGCTGGGCGGGACGGTGCCACCGCAGGGCGTGCCCTGGACGGCAAGCCGGACAGCGAGCAGGAACTGCATCTGCCGCTGGGCTACAAGTGGGTGGTGTGGGACCACACCGACACCAAGGTCAAGCTCACCAAGGGCAGGCACACTCTGA
- a CDS encoding alpha/beta hydrolase, giving the protein MTTTPPPLTPPPFDPELAAALAVMGEMAPTTLTPETLALARAAEEAGMDGPFPLLTNEEMRRDGVFDVEERTVPGPEGAPEISLLICRPTRVQEPRPVIYHTHGGGMVLGNNRLGMEFTLDCAEEFGLVVVSVEYRRAPEHPHPAPVEDCYAGLLWTAQNAKEIGADPDRVILAGDSAGGGLAAALALMARDRRGPRPIGQLLSCPMLDDRNDTPSAHQMAGLGIWDRQANETGWSALLGEARGTADVSPYAAPARAEDLSGLPPAYIDCGSAETFRDEDVAYASRIWQAGGEAELHVWPGGFHAFDGLAPQAALSQDARAARLRWLHRLLGE; this is encoded by the coding sequence ATGACCACGACTCCCCCGCCGCTCACGCCCCCGCCCTTCGACCCGGAGCTGGCCGCCGCGCTCGCCGTGATGGGCGAGATGGCGCCGACCACGCTGACGCCGGAGACGCTCGCCCTCGCCAGGGCGGCCGAGGAAGCGGGAATGGACGGTCCGTTTCCGCTGCTGACCAACGAGGAGATGCGCCGCGACGGCGTCTTCGACGTCGAGGAGCGGACGGTGCCCGGACCCGAGGGCGCCCCGGAGATCTCACTGCTCATCTGCAGGCCCACCAGGGTGCAGGAGCCGCGGCCCGTCATCTACCACACGCATGGCGGTGGCATGGTCCTGGGCAACAACCGGCTCGGCATGGAGTTCACCCTGGACTGTGCGGAGGAGTTCGGCCTGGTCGTGGTGTCCGTCGAATACCGGCGCGCCCCGGAGCACCCGCACCCGGCCCCCGTCGAGGACTGCTACGCGGGCCTGCTGTGGACGGCCCAGAACGCCAAGGAGATCGGCGCCGACCCCGACCGCGTCATCCTGGCGGGCGACAGCGCGGGCGGCGGCCTCGCCGCGGCGCTGGCGCTCATGGCCCGGGACCGCCGGGGTCCGCGTCCGATCGGCCAGCTCCTGAGCTGCCCGATGCTCGACGACCGCAACGACACCCCGTCCGCCCACCAGATGGCCGGTCTCGGCATCTGGGACCGCCAGGCGAACGAGACCGGCTGGAGCGCGCTGCTCGGTGAGGCGCGCGGCACCGCGGACGTCTCCCCCTACGCGGCTCCGGCCCGGGCCGAGGACCTGTCCGGGCTGCCGCCGGCCTACATCGACTGCGGCTCGGCGGAGACCTTCCGGGACGAGGACGTCGCCTACGCGTCCCGGATCTGGCAGGCGGGCGGCGAGGCGGAGCTGCACGTGTGGCCCGGCGGGTTCCACGCGTTCGACGGTCTCGCCCCGCAGGCCGCGCTCTCGCAGGACGCCCGTGCGGCCCGGCTGCGCTGGCTGCACCGGCTGCTCGGGGAGTGA
- a CDS encoding intradiol ring-cleavage dioxygenase, which yields MSEPSLFTEDRSAEIVVESFGSDTDPRLRQVLGSLVRHLHAFVKEVELTNEEWEAAIAFLTETGQACTDVRQEFILLSDVLGVSMLVETINNRSLELATESTVLGPFHMVESPPREPGDLIALDGKGEQCLVTGRVTDEKGAPVANATVDVWQANAEGFYDVQQPDIQPERNLRGLFTTDDNGEFWFRSIVPRFYPIPVDGPVGRLLEATHRHPNRPAHMHFLVSAEGHRPLITHLFVKDCPYIGSDVVFGVKESLARDFGQVDDPVRAAELGFDNPYRAVHFDITLLSAAGQETKR from the coding sequence ATGAGTGAGCCTTCGCTGTTCACCGAGGACAGGTCCGCGGAGATCGTCGTCGAGAGTTTCGGCTCGGACACGGACCCGCGACTGCGGCAGGTCCTGGGTTCCCTCGTCCGGCATCTGCACGCCTTCGTCAAGGAAGTGGAGCTCACCAACGAGGAGTGGGAAGCGGCCATCGCCTTCCTCACCGAGACCGGTCAGGCGTGCACCGATGTCCGGCAGGAGTTCATCCTGCTGTCGGACGTGCTGGGTGTCTCCATGCTGGTCGAGACGATCAACAATCGCTCACTGGAACTGGCCACCGAGTCCACCGTCCTCGGCCCCTTCCACATGGTCGAGTCACCGCCCAGAGAGCCGGGCGACCTCATCGCCCTGGACGGCAAGGGCGAGCAGTGCCTGGTCACCGGGCGCGTCACCGACGAGAAGGGCGCCCCCGTCGCGAACGCCACCGTCGACGTCTGGCAGGCGAACGCCGAGGGCTTCTACGACGTACAGCAGCCCGATATCCAGCCCGAGCGCAACCTCCGTGGCCTGTTCACCACGGACGACAACGGCGAATTCTGGTTCCGCTCCATCGTGCCCCGCTTCTACCCGATCCCGGTCGACGGGCCCGTCGGACGCCTGCTCGAGGCCACGCACCGCCACCCGAACCGGCCGGCGCACATGCACTTCCTGGTGAGCGCCGAGGGCCACCGGCCGCTGATCACCCACCTGTTCGTGAAGGACTGCCCCTACATCGGCTCCGACGTGGTCTTCGGCGTCAAGGAAAGCCTGGCACGCGACTTCGGCCAGGTCGACGACCCCGTCCGCGCGGCCGAACTCGGTTTCGACAACCCCTACCGGGCCGTCCACTTCGACATCACCCTCCTCAGCGCGGCCGGCCAGGAGACCAAGCGATGA